The following proteins come from a genomic window of Nicotiana tomentosiformis chromosome 12, ASM39032v3, whole genome shotgun sequence:
- the LOC138902894 gene encoding uncharacterized protein — MCDLSFMVGEKVLLKVSPMKGIMRFERRGKLSSRFLGSFEVFERVGEGAYMLALPSSLSRVHPIFQVSMLRRYHADRSHVLDYSIVHMDESLSYDEEPIAIVDRHVLELRSKKISTVNSMEESVRYAEQISTLIQHFRYMILNPFEDEHLFKR, encoded by the coding sequence atgtgtgatttgtcatttatggtgggcgagaaggtacttttgaaagtctcaccgatgaagggtatcatgagatTCGAGAGGAGAGGCAAGTTGAGTTCGAGGTTCCTTGGTTCGTTCGAGGTTTTTGAGCGAGTTGGTGAGGGTGCATACATGCTTGCTTTGCCATCTAGCCTATCAAGAGTTCATCCAATATTTCaagtgtctatgctccggaggtaccatgccgacaggtcccatgtgttggattacaGCATAGTTCATATGGATGAGAGCTTGAGTTACGATGAGGAACcgattgccattgttgataggcatgTTCTcgagttgaggtctaagaagatttcaACTGTGAATTCAATGGAGGAGTCAGTCAgatatgcagagcaaatatccacacttattcagcacttcaggtatatgattctaaacccgttcgaggacgaacatttatttaagaggtaa